The following proteins come from a genomic window of Girardinichthys multiradiatus isolate DD_20200921_A chromosome 8, DD_fGirMul_XY1, whole genome shotgun sequence:
- the si:ch211-282j22.3 gene encoding ER degradation-enhancing alpha-mannosidase-like protein 3, producing FSWVLDREEFVLIKALCYTWRLGDKPCGKLGLCFAAEMMLKTLLITSLLSWVNCLENQSMTPEEKTNIRNQILEMFDHAYGSYMKYAYPADELMPLSCKGRVRGEEPNRGDIDDSLGKFSLTLIDTLDTLVVLNKLDEFEDAVRKAVRDVRLDNDVVVSVFETNIRVLGGLLGGHVMADLLRQRGERMQWYRDELLHMAVELGHRLLPAFNTSSGLPYPKVNLRYGILSPLSRTGTESDTCTACAGTMILEFAALSRLSGESVFEEHARKALDVLWERRQRGSDLVGTVINIHNGEWVRKDSGVGAGIDSYYEYLMKAYILLGDNTFLQRFNIHYSAIMKFISQPPLLLNVHMHNPTVSVRSWMDSLLAFFPGLQVLTGDLKPAIETHEMLYQVTKQHKFLPEAFTTEFRVHWGQHLLRPEFAESTYYLYKATGDPYYLRVGQSIVEKLNAFARVPCGFAAVQDVRTGTHEDRMDSFFLAEMFKYLYLLFSEKSQLPINIDDYIFTTEAHLLPVSLSTTQASVQTNVTEDAAVAHHEDLFTHSCPSTETLFPNNPSFAKTIRDGYKYLTGVGRAFTPLPVREIELPLHDNGMEPWNQEFLRSMGISLTPLNDITLGEPSGPKQHKGVFRVKLVAEVRQSSEEELVVPHVVQLISPPFLGRTVLTAGPAKFGMDLTKQEHGVKGTIVKASPYTACGPIENAAKVKGRIALALRGDCMFAAKALWLQQAGASGVIFIDHHKGSNSEETPLFQMVGDGDSTEDISLPLVFLFNREGSVLTAALEEHHNVEVLLLPKERQLGKDKSEKLVSMNIKLRLREEGKPEERAARGPTLELVLENKEVLLNEEGEEELSGKQESRQQQVCTQGRTEPCSTDSLQSMNSKTGPVTNP from the exons TTTAGTTGGGTGCTGGATAGAGAGGAATTTGTTCTCATTAAAGCCTTATGTTACACTTGGAGGCTTGGTGATAAACCTTGTGGGAAACTGGGCTTGTGTTTTGCCGCCGAGATGATGTTGAAGACGCTTCTGATCACCAGTCTTCTTAGCTGGGTGAATTGTTTGGAGAATCAGAGCATGACACCAGAAGAGAAGACCAACATCAG aaaccaAATTCTTGAAATGTTTGACCATGCCTATGGGAGTTACATG AAATATGCCTATCCAGCAGACGAGCTGATGCCTCTAAGCTGCAAAGGGAGAGTGCGTGGAGAAGAACCTAACAGAGGGGACATTGACGACTCCTTGGGGAA GTTTTCTCTCACTCTGATCGACACCCTTGATACATTAGTG GTGTTGAACAAGCTGGACGAGTTTGAGGATGCAGTGAGGAAGGCTGTGAGGGACGTGCGCTTGGACAACGATGTGGTGGTGTCTGTGTTTGAGACCAACATCAGGGTTTTAGG TGGTCTTTTGGGGGGGCATGTGATGGCTGACCTGCTCAGGCAGCGTGGCGAGAGGATGCAGTGGTATCGTGATGAGCTCCTTCACATGGCCGTAGAGCTAGGCCATCGACTACTTCctgccttcaacaccagtaGTGGCCTTCCCTACCCTAAG GTGAATCTGCGGTATGGCATCTTGAGCCCACTTTCACGCACTGGCACTGAATCTGACACGTGTACGGCATGCGCAGGGACGATGATCCTAGAGTTTGCTGCTCTCAGCAGACTGTCAGGAGAATCTGTGTTTGAG GAACATGCTAGGAAGGCCCTGGATGTCCTCTGGGAGAGGAGACAAAGAGGAAGTGACTTAGTGGGAACTGTGATCAATATCCATAATGGAGAATGGGTCAGGAAAG ATAGTGGAGTTGGCGCAGGAATCGACTCATACTATGAATATCTGATGAAGGCCTACATTCTTTTAGGAGACAATACATTCCTACAGAGGTTCAACATT CACTACAGTGCTATTATGAAGTTCATCAGCCAGCCTCCTCTTCTGCTCAACGTACACATGCACAATCCCACTGTGAGCGTTCGCAGCTGGATGGATTCTCTGCTCGCTTTCTTCCCCGGATTACAG GTTTTAACTGGAGATCTGAAACCAGCCATAGAAACTCATGAGATGCTATACCAAGTCACAAAGCAGCACAAGTTCCTTCCAGAG GCTTTTACCACAGAGTTCAGAGTTCACTGGGGCCAACACCTTCTGAGACCAGAGTTTGCAGAAAGCACTTATTACCTCTACAAG GCCACTGGTGATCCTTACTACCTCAGAGTGGGACAATCCATAGTGGAAAAGCTCAACGCCTTTGCCAGGGTGCCTTGTGGTTTTGCCGCCGTGCAGGACGTCCGTACTGGGACGCATGAAGACAG GATGGACTCGTTCTTTCTGGCAGAGATGTTCAAATACCTCTACCTGCTGTTTTCGGAGAAGAGCCAGCTGCCGATTAATATAGACGACTACATCTTCACCACAGAGGCTCACTTACTGCCCGTCTCTCTCTCCACGACTCAAGCATCCGTTCAGACCAATGTTACG GAGGATGCTGCTGTTGCTCATCATGAGGATCTGTTTACACACTCCTGTCCCAGCACAGAGACATTGTTCCCCAACAACCCCTCGTTTGCCAAAACCATAAGGGACGGCTACAAGTACCTGACCGGGGTGGGACGAGCCTTCACCCCTCTACCCGTCAG GGAAATTGAACTACCGCTCCATGATAACGGCATGGAACCATGGAACCAGGAGTTCTTAAGGAGCATGGGCATCTCTCTCACCCCTCTGAATGACATTACCCTAGGAGAGCCTAGTGGTCCAAAG CAGCATAAAGGAGTGTTCCGTGTAAAGCTTGTCGCTGAAGTGAGACAGAGTTCAGAGGAGGAGCTGGTGGTACCGCATGTCGTCCAGCTAATATCCCCTCCGTTTCTGGGCCGGACAGTCCTCACCGCAGGACCGGCCAAGTTTGGGATGGACCTCACCAAGCAGGAGCATGGG GTGAAAGGAACCATAGTGAAAGCTTCCCCCTACACTGCATGTGGGCCAATAGaaaatgcagcaaaggtcaaaggCCGTATTGCTCTGGCATTACGTGGAGACTGCATGTTTGCAGCCAAGGCTCTCTGGCTGCAACAAGCAGGAGCAAGTGGAGTCATCTTTATAG ATCATCACAAAGGGAGTAACAGCGAGGAGACTCCGCTCTTCCAGATGGTCGGAGACGGTGACTCCACCGAAGACATCAGCTTGCCTTTAGTGTTTCTGTTTAACCGTGAGGGTTCTGTACTCACAGCCGCCCTGGAGGAACATCACAACGTGGaggtgctgctgctgccaaagGAGAGGCAGCTGGGAAAGG ataAATCAGAAAAACTTGTCAGCATGAACATAAAACTCCGTCTGAGAGAAGAGGGGAAACCGGAGGAAAGAGCAGCTCGAGGACCCACCCTGGAGTTGGTTTTGGAAAACAAAGAGGTCCTTCTTAATGAGGAGGGTGAAGAAGAGCTCAGTGGAAAACAGGAGTCACGTCAGCAACAGGTCTGCACTCAAGGCAGGACTGAACCCTGTTCTACAGACTCACTGCAGTCCATGAACTCCAAAACCGGACCAGTCACAAACCCTTGA